In Calditerricola satsumensis, the genomic stretch GCCGAATGTTGCGAATGGCCACCTTGGCCTCCTCGCCGTGTTTTTTCACCACTTTGGCCAGCTCAGCCCGCCGTTCCTCGGTGAGCGGCGGAATGGCGATGCGGATGACGTTGCCGTCGTTCATCGGGGTCAGCCCCAGGTCAGACTTCTGAATCGCCTTCTCGATTTCCCCGAGCGCCGATTTGTCCCACGGCTGAATGACGAGCAGGCGCGGCTCAGGCGCCGTGATCGTCGCCAGCTGGTTCACCGGCGTGGGCGTGCCGTAATAGTCGACCGTCACGCGGTCAAGGAGCGCCGGCGTCGCACGGCCGGCCCGCAGGGCGGCCAATTCTTTCTTCAACACGTCGATCGCTTTTTTCATCCGCTCTTCGGCGCTTTTGAGAATGGCCTGCGGCATTACGCTTCCCCTCCTACCAAGGTGCCAATCTTTTCCCCCATCACGGCGCGCTTGATGTTGCCTTCTTCCATGATCGAGAAGACG encodes the following:
- the frr gene encoding ribosome recycling factor, with translation MPQAILKSAEERMKKAIDVLKKELAALRAGRATPALLDRVTVDYYGTPTPVNQLATITAPEPRLLVIQPWDKSALGEIEKAIQKSDLGLTPMNDGNVIRIAIPPLTEERRAELAKVVKKHGEEAKVAIRNIRRDANDELKALEKDGQISEDELRRHQEAVQKLTDKYTAEVEALVAAKEKEIFSL